CGTCGGGGTTCTGACCTATCTGGTGGCGCCGGCCTTCCTGGTCATGGGCCTGGGGTTGTTTGTTGTGGGCGTATTGCTCCGCCGCTGGAAGATAGCGCGCAGCCACGGCGTCGCTCCGCCGTTGCAGATCGATTTGGCGCGTCCCAGAGACCGGCGCATCCTTGGTGTTTTCATGGGGATTGCCGTGATCTTCCTTCTTTTCACGGCCATGGGCAGCTACCACACGTATCATTTCACAGAATCGGTGGAGTTCTGCGGGCAGGCCTGCCACACCGTCATGCAGCCGGAATTGGTTACCTACCGGCATTCGCCTCACGCCCGAGTTTCCTGCACGGAATGCCATATTGGACCGGGCGCAACCTGGTACGTCCGCTCCAAACTCTCAGGCACCTATCAGGTCTATGCGACCTTGAAGGACATTTTTCCCCGCCCGATTCCGACGCCCATCAAGAATCTGCGTCCGGCGCAGGAAACCTGCGAGCAATGCCACTGGCCGAAGAAATTCGTCGGCAATCTGGACCGAACCTATTCCTACTTTCTGAGCGATCAAACGAACACGCTGCACGAAATCCGGCTGTTGCTCAAAGTCGGCGGCGGCGACCCCACCCACGGTCCGGTTGGCGGCATCCACTGGCACATGAATGTCGGCAACAAAGTTGAATACTACGCCGCAGATCCAGCCCGGCAGAAAATCCCGTGGGTCCGGCTCACCGATCATCAAGGCGTGGTGACCGAATTCCGTTCGCCTGGATTTACCAATACGGTGGACCCGGACGCCATCCGCGTCATGGACTGCATGGACTGCCACAATCGTCCGGCGCACATCTTCGAGTCGCCGAACTCCGCCGTGGATCTGGCCATGAAACTCGACCAGATCGATCCGGCGCTCCCGTTCATCAAGACCAACGCGGTTCATACGCTGACCCAGTGCTACACCAATGAAACCGATGCGCTGCAGAAGATCGCGACCCATCTGGCCAATGCCTATCCCGATACCCCCCGCCTCCGGAAAACGATTCAAACCGTCCAGCAGATTTACCGGGATAATTTCTTTCCCGAAATGAAGGCCAACTGGCGCGTGTATCCGGACAACATCGGCCACAAAGACTGGCCCGGTTGTTTTCG
Above is a genomic segment from Verrucomicrobiota bacterium containing:
- a CDS encoding cytochrome C, whose translation is MNPEPNPSGGISRSLLLRNWTSLLGLIIIVASVFAFFLLFLLDSLAHFANPYVGVLTYLVAPAFLVMGLGLFVVGVLLRRWKIARSHGVAPPLQIDLARPRDRRILGVFMGIAVIFLLFTAMGSYHTYHFTESVEFCGQACHTVMQPELVTYRHSPHARVSCTECHIGPGATWYVRSKLSGTYQVYATLKDIFPRPIPTPIKNLRPAQETCEQCHWPKKFVGNLDRTYSYFLSDQTNTLHEIRLLLKVGGGDPTHGPVGGIHWHMNVGNKVEYYAADPARQKIPWVRLTDHQGVVTEFRSPGFTNTVDPDAIRVMDCMDCHNRPAHIFESPNSAVDLAMKLDQIDPALPFIKTNAVHTLTQCYTNETDALQKIATHLANAYPDTPRLRKTIQTVQQIYRDNFFPEMKANWRVYPDNIGHKDWPGCFRCHDGKHTSAEGKSMIKANDCNACHLILAQGNGAQIEKLNPAGLKFGHPGEEYDKEFLCSDCHTGGP